Proteins from a genomic interval of Lolium perenne isolate Kyuss_39 chromosome 1, Kyuss_2.0, whole genome shotgun sequence:
- the LOC127340244 gene encoding uncharacterized protein gives METEAPPSSVHANNDNGKRATLDDDDDDRFSALPDDVLLLILERVDLLTAVRAGAAARRWRHLPRLLIDLDIDVATLLPHRHRYFSVGHVMAAYADATAWFLPPPPHHRNITSLRLSFYLAEGPHLRAIGDAVAAAKADRVQLDIRTTYVGLTSPSITIPDDIHEHVGCSHLLASFVAACPAAFARLTSLALHDLSFPSGSNELSGLLNACHRLELLSLSHCTPSLLEIDAPSSGLLSLELHCCSVHSVELSRVPKLERLLCDAATSIGTIRFGSVPRLRAVDISAMHLHRYIENPALLSPALSGLRDVRLCNFVALDMHWILHLLQAAPLLNNLSIQMLPCWFSNGGLYKSGKEEKMPNVKHHNLTSLEIKANRISKDANVKHYIGLIRECAACLKRIRLLEQCDTLYLNCSQVQQS, from the exons ATGGAGACGGAGGCGCCCCCGTCCTCTGTGCACGCCAACAACGATAACGGCAAACGAGCAACactcgacgatgacgacgacgatcggTTCAGCGCGCTccctgacgacgtcctcctcctcatcctcgagCGCGTGGATCTGCTCACCGCGGTCAGGGCCGGCGCCGCCGCGAGGCGATGGAGGCACCTACCGCGCCTGCTCATCGACCTCGATATCGACGTCGCCACCCTGCTCCCGCACCGCCACCGGTATTTCTCGGTGGGCCACGTCATGGCCGCCTACGCCGACGCCACGGCGTggttcctcccgccgccgccgcaccaccGGAACATCACGAGCCTGCGACTCTCCTTCTACCTGGCAGAGGGCCCGCACCTGCGCGCCATCggcgacgccgtcgccgccgccaaggCCGACCGCGTCCAGCTCGACATACGGACGACATACGTTGGCCTCACCAGCCCCAGCATCACCATCCCCGATGATATCCACGAGCACGTCGGCTGCTCGCACCTCCTCGCGTCGTTCGTCGCCGCCTGCCCCGCCGCCTTCGCCCGGCTCACCAGCCTCGCCCTGCACGACCTCTCCTTCCCCTCCGGCTCCAACGAGCTGTCTGGCCTCCTCAACGCCTGCCACCGGCTCGAGCTCCTCTCCCTGAGCCACTGCACGCCATCTCTCCTAGAGATCGACGCTCCGAGCTCTGGGCTGCTTTCCTTGGAACTCCATTGTTGCTCCGTCCACAGCGTCGAGCTGTCCAGGGTCCCGAAACTCGAGCGCCTTCTCTGCGACGCTGCGACGTCGATCGGGACCATACGGTTCGGGTCCGTTCCTCGCCTTCGGGCCGTAGACATCTCGGCGATGCATCTGCATCGCTACATTGAGAACCCAGCGCTGCTCTCTCCCGCCCTGAGTGGTCTCAGGGATGTTCGTCTTTGCAACTTTGTGGCCCTCGACATGCACTGGATTCTCCATCTCCTGCAGGCTGCACCCTTACTCAACAACCTTTCCATTCAG ATGCTTCCATGCTGGTTTAGTAATGGAGGTCTCTACAAGTCCGGCAAGGAAGAGAAAATGCCAAATGTGAAGCACCACAACCTGACTTCGTTAGAGATAAAAGCCAACAGAATAAGTAAAGACGCCAACGTGAAACACTACATCGGGCTCATCAGGGAGTGTGCTGCGTGCTTAAAGAGAATACGGTTACTTGAGCAATGTGATACACTGTACTTGAATTGTAGTCAGGTGCAACAATCATAA